One Malus sylvestris chromosome 14, drMalSylv7.2, whole genome shotgun sequence DNA segment encodes these proteins:
- the LOC126599361 gene encoding glutamine synthetase nodule isozyme-like: protein MSLLTDLINLNLSDSTEKIIAEYIWIGGSGIDIRSKARTLPGPVSDPSKLPKWNYDGSSTGQAPGKDSEVILYPQAIFRDPFRRGNNILVICDTYTPSGEPIPTNKRANATKIFSHPDVVAEEPWFGLEQEYTLLQKDLKWPIGWPLGGFPGPQGPYYCGVGAEKSFGRDIVDSHYKACLYAGIDISGINAEVMPGQWEFQIGPTVGIAAGDQLWAARHILERITEIAGVVLSFDPKPIEGDWNGAGAHTNYSTKSMRSDGGYKVIKKAIEKLGLRHKEHIAAYGDGNERRLTGRHETADINRFLWGVANRGASVRVGRDTEKDGKGYFEDRRPASNMDPYVVTSMIAETTILWKP from the exons ATGTCTCTTCTCACTGATCTTATCAACCTCAACCTTTCTGATTCCACCGAGAAGATTATTGCAGAGTACATATG GATTGGTGGGTCTGGTATCGACATCAGAAGCAAAGCCagg ACTCTTCCTGGACCAGTGAGTGATCCCTCAAAACTTCCCAAGTGGAACTACGATGGTTCCAGCACTGGCCAAGCTCCTGGCAAAGACAGTGAAGTTATCCTTTA TCCACAAGCAATTTTCAGGGACCCGTTCAGGAGAGGCAACAATATTCTT GTCATATGTGATACTTACACCCCGAGTGGAGAACCAATTCCGACCAACAAGCGGGCTAACGCCACTAAAATTTTCAGCCATCCTGATGTCGTAGCCGAAGAACCCTG GTTTGGTTTAGAGCAAGAGTATACATTGTTGCAGAAAGATCTGAAATGGCCAATTGGGTGGCCTCTCGGTGGATTTCCTGGACCACAG GGACCATACTACTGTGGTGTTGGAGCTGAGAAGTCCTTTGGGCGTGACATTGTAGATTCTCACTACAAAGCATGTCTATATGCTGGCATCGACATTAGTGGCATCAATGCTGAAGTTATGCCTGGCCAG TGGGAATTCCAAATCGGACCAACTGTTGGCATTGCTGCTGGAGATCAGTTATGGGCTGCTCGTCACATTTTGGAG AGGATTACAGAGATAGCTGGAGTGGTGCTTTCGTTTGATCCCAAACCTATTGAG GGCGATTGGAATGGGGCTGGTGCTCACACAAACTACAG CACCAAGTCGATGAGAAGCGATGGTggttataaagtgataaaaaagGCGATTGAAAAGCTTGGCTTGAGGCACAAGGAACACATTGCTGCTTATGGCGATGGCAATGAACGCCGCCTCACTGGGCGGCACGAAACAGCTGACATCAATAGGTTCTTATGG GGAGTGGCAAACCGAGGAGCGTCAGTGAGAGTCGGGAGGGACACAGAAAAAGACGGGAAAGGTTACTTTGAGGATAGGAGGCCGGCTTCTAACATGGATCCTTATGTTGTCACCTCCATGATCGCTGAAACTACTATTCTCTGGAAACCCTAA
- the LOC126599799 gene encoding NF-X1-type zinc finger protein NFXL1-like isoform X2, with protein sequence MSSHVRNDRRDRSRFPAQPTQPARREWVPRGSNPAIATAAVNPPPQVNPNNQNGNVTQPNLRFNPNNLNGNVSQPTPRFNLDNPNSNVSQPNHSSVPSEIRPHRGGNNGVRGQGRPVNHRRERGRNDNQEEKGLKDSNLPQLVQEIQDKLTKGTVECMICYDMVRRSAPVWSCSSCYSIFHLACIKKWARAPTSIDMSAGKNQGFNWRCPGCQSVQLTSSKEIRYDCFCGKRTDPPSDLYLTPHSCGEPCGKQLEREVPGKGVSKDDLCPHVCVLQCHPGPCPPCKAFAPPRLCPCGKKMITTRCSDRTSVLTCGQHCNKLLDCWRHRCERTCHVGPCDPCQVLVDASCFCRKKVEVVLCGDMTVKGEVKAEDGVFSCSSTCGKMLSCGNHSCSEVCHPGPCGDCNLMPSKIKTCHCGKTSLQEERQSCLDPIPTCSQLCGKSLPCGMHQCQEVCHTGDCPPCLVEVTQKCRCGSTSRAVECFKTTMENEKFTCDKPCGQKKNCGRHRCSERCCPLSNSNNALSGDWDPHFCSMPCGKKLRCGQHSCESLCHSGHCPPCLDTIFTDLTCACGRTSIPPPLPCGTPPPSCQLPCSLPQPCGHTSSHSCHFGDCPPCSVPVAKECIGGHVVLRNIPCGSRDIKCNKLCGKTRQCGMHACGRTCHPPPCDTSCLAEQGSKTSCGQICGAPRRDCRHTCTSLCHPYASCPDSRCDYPVTITCSCGRMTATVPCDSGGNNASFKADTVYEASVIQRLPAPLQPIESTGKKIPLGQRKLMCDDECAKMERKRVLADAFDIAPPNLDALHFGESSAVSELLSDLLRRDPKWVLSVEERCKYLVLGKSRGATSGLKVHVFCPMLKEKRDVVRMIAERWKLAVQAAGWEPKRFIVVHVTPKSKAPARILGVKGTTTVGAPQPPAYDYLVDMDPRLVVSFPDLPRDADISALVLRFGGECELVWLNDKNALAVFNDPARAATAMRRLDNGALYHGAVVVHSNGSASMAASGSNAWGGLGTAKEGGASAVLRGNPWKKAVTRESGWREDSWGEEEWSGSSTDAQANVWNKEVPIAASVNRWSVLDSDTALGSSASSPRVEDSRKQPLGPSNSGLESKASGSSSSSTLAGQPVGVIADTPEVDDWEKAYE encoded by the exons ATGAGTTCTCATGTCCGAAATGATCGAAGGGATAGGTCCAGGTTTCCTGCTCAGCCTACTCAGCCTGCTCGTCGAGAGTGGGTGCCGAGAGGATCCAACCCTGCCATTGCCACTGCTGCCGTGAACCCGCCTCCACAAGTCAATCCAAACAAC CAGAATGGCAATGTCACCCAGCCTAATCTAAGATTCAATCCAAACAACCTGAATGGCAATGTCAGCCAGCCTACTCCAAGATTCAACCTGGACAACCCGAATAGCAATGTCAGCCAGCCTAATCATAGCTCTGTTCCATCAGAGATTCGGCCGCATAGAGGAGGAAATAATGGCGTTAGAGGACAGGGTCGGCCGGTGAACCATAGAAGGGAGAGGGGAAGGAATGACAATCAAGAGGAGAAGGGATTGAAGGACTCAAATTTGCCCCAGCTTGTGCAAGAAATTCAGGATAAGCTGACGAAGGGCACTGTCGAGTGTATGATTTGTTATGATATGGTGAGGAGGTCTGCACCTGTTTGGTCCTGCTCAAGTTGCTACTCAATTTTCCATCTGGCTTGCATCAAGAAATGGGCTCGAGCTCCCACTTCTATTGACATGTCTGCGGGGAAGAATCAGGGGTTTAATTGGCGGTGTCCTGGATGTCAATCTGTACAGCTCACTTCGTCAAAGGAGATTCGGTATGATTGCTTTTGTGGCAAGAGGACAGACCCACCTTCAGATTTGTATTTGACACCACATTCATGTGGCGAGCCTTGCGGGAAGCAACTCGAGAGGGAGGTACCGGGTAAGGGTGTGAGTAAGGACGATCTTTGCCCTCACGTTTGTGTCTTGCAGTGCCACCCAGGTCCATGCCCTCCTTGTAAAGCATTTGCCCCTCCACGTTTATGCCCATGTGGAAAGAAAATGATCACAACAAGATGTTCCGACCGGACATCTGTTCTGACTTGTGGTCAGCATTGTAATAAGCTTCTTGATTGCTGGCGTCACCGCTGTGAGCGGACTTGCCATGTGGGTCCTTGTGATCCTTGTCAGGTTCTTGTTGATGCGTCCTGCTTTTGCCGGAAAAAGGTGGAGGTTGTTCTCTGTGGAGACATGACTGTGAAGGGAGAGGTGAAGGCAGAAGATGGTGTTTTTTCATGCAGTTCCACGTGTGGAAAAATGCTTAGCTGCGGTAATCATTCCTGCAGCGAAGTTTGCCATCCAGGGCCATGCGGAGATTGTAATTTAATGCCAAGTAAGATTAAGACATGCCACTGTGGGAAAACAAGCTTGCAAGAGGAACGACAGAGTTGTTTGGATCCGATTCCAACCTGTTCACAATTATGTGGCAAGTCTCTCCCTTGTGGGATGCACCAGTGTCAAGAGGTGTGCCATACTGGGGATTGCCCACCTTGTTTGGTTGAAGTGACCCAAAAATGTCGTTGTGGGTCAACTTCTCGGGCAGTGGAATGCTTTAAAACCACAATGGAGAATGAGAAATTTACTTGCGACAAGCCTTGTGGGCAGAAGAAGAATTGTGGAAGACATCGGTGCAGTGAGAGGTGCTGTCCCCTTTCTAATTCAAATAATGCTCTCTCAGGGGATTGGGATCCTCACTTTTGCTCTATGCCCTGTGGGAAGAAGTTAAGGTGTGGTCAGCATTCTTGTGAATCGCTTTGTCACAGTGGCCACTGCCCTCCCTGCCTTGATACAATCTTCACGGACCTGACCTGTGCCTGTGGGAGGACTTCAATCCCTCCTCCACTACCATGCGGTACCCCTCCCCCGTCATGTCAGCTGCCGTGTTCACTCCCTCAGCCTTGTGGGCATACATCTTCTCACAGCTGCCACTTTGGAGACTGTCCACCATGTTCGGTGCCTGTGGCAAAGGAGTGCATTGGTGGGCATGTGGTCCTCAGGAACATTCCTTGTGGGTCGAGGGACATCAAGTGTAACAAACTCTGTGGGAAGACAAGGCAGTGTGGTATGCATGCTTGTGGCAGGACTTGTCACCCACCTCCCTGTGATACATCTTGTTTGGCAGAACAAGGTTCAAAAACTTCTTGTGGACAGATATGTGGTGCTCCTAGGAGAGATTGCAGGCATACATGTACTTCACTTTGTCACCCTTATGCTTCTTGTCCTGATAGCAGATGTGATTATCCTGTCACAATCACTTGTTCTTGTGGCCGGATGACAGCAACTGTTCCTTGTGATTCTGGTGGCAACAATGCTAGTTTCAAGGCTGATACTGTGTACGAAGCTTCTGTTATTCAAAGGTTGCCAGCACCACTTCAACCAATTGAATCAACCGGCAAGAAGATCCCGCTTGGACAGAGGAAGCTTATGTGTGATGATGAATGTGCTAAGATGGAGCGGAAACGGGTTCTTGCAGATGCTTTTGATATAGCTCCTCCAAACTTGGATGCACTCCATTTTGGTGAGAGTTCTGCTGTTTCTGAGTTGCTTTCGGACCTTCTTAGACGTGATCCCAAGTGGGTATTATCAGTGGAGGAGAGATGCAAGTACTTAGTGCTCGGCAAGAGCAGAGGTGCTACAAGTGGTCTCAAGGTTCATGTTTTCTGTCCAATGCTAAAGGAGAAGAGGGATGTAGTTCGGATGATCGCTGAAAGATGGAAGCTTGCAGTTCAAGCCGCTGGTTGGGAGCCCAAGCGATTTATTGTGGTTCATGTTACACCAAAATCAAAAGCCCCCGCTCGGATACTTGGGGTTAAGGGTACAACAACAGTTGGTGCACCCCAGCCTCCAGCTTATGATTATTTAGTAGACATGGATCCCAGGCTTGTAGTTTCATTCCCAGATCTTCCTAGAGATGCAGATATAAGTGCACTTGTATTAAGGTTTGGTGGGGAGTGTGAGTTAGTATGGTTGAACGATAAGAATGCATTAGCTGTATTCAACGATCCTGCTCGAGCAGCAACTGCAATGAGGAGGTTGGATAATGGCGCACTATATCATGGCGCTGTAGTTGTCCACTCAAATGGGAGTGCATCTATGGCGGCATCGGGTTCTAACGCTTGGGGTGGACTGGGGACAGCTAAGGAAGGTGGAGCGTCTGCAGTGCTGAGGGGTAATCCGTGGAAGAAGGCTGTTACGCGAGAGTCTGGTTGGAGGGAAGACTCATGGGGTGAGGAAGAGTGGTCAGGCAGTTCTACAGATGCGCAGGCAAACGTGTGGAATAAAGAAGTACCAATTGCTGCCTCAGTAAATCGATGGAGTGTACTAGACAGTGACACGGCATTGGGCTCATCCGCTTCATCTCCCAGGGTTGAGGACTCTAGAAAACAGCCTTTGGGTCCATCAAATTCGGGTTTGGAGTCGAAAGCAAGCGGTTCGAGTTCGAGTTCCACTTTGGCTGGGCAGCCAGTTGGAGTTATTGCAGATACACCTGAAGTTGATGACTGGGAGAAGGCTTATGAATGA
- the LOC126599799 gene encoding NF-X1-type zinc finger protein NFXL1-like isoform X1 — MSSHVRNDRRDRSRFPAQPTQPARREWVPRGSNPAIATAAVNPPPQVNPNNLNGNVSQPNPRFNPNNQNGNVTQPNLRFNPNNLNGNVSQPTPRFNLDNPNSNVSQPNHSSVPSEIRPHRGGNNGVRGQGRPVNHRRERGRNDNQEEKGLKDSNLPQLVQEIQDKLTKGTVECMICYDMVRRSAPVWSCSSCYSIFHLACIKKWARAPTSIDMSAGKNQGFNWRCPGCQSVQLTSSKEIRYDCFCGKRTDPPSDLYLTPHSCGEPCGKQLEREVPGKGVSKDDLCPHVCVLQCHPGPCPPCKAFAPPRLCPCGKKMITTRCSDRTSVLTCGQHCNKLLDCWRHRCERTCHVGPCDPCQVLVDASCFCRKKVEVVLCGDMTVKGEVKAEDGVFSCSSTCGKMLSCGNHSCSEVCHPGPCGDCNLMPSKIKTCHCGKTSLQEERQSCLDPIPTCSQLCGKSLPCGMHQCQEVCHTGDCPPCLVEVTQKCRCGSTSRAVECFKTTMENEKFTCDKPCGQKKNCGRHRCSERCCPLSNSNNALSGDWDPHFCSMPCGKKLRCGQHSCESLCHSGHCPPCLDTIFTDLTCACGRTSIPPPLPCGTPPPSCQLPCSLPQPCGHTSSHSCHFGDCPPCSVPVAKECIGGHVVLRNIPCGSRDIKCNKLCGKTRQCGMHACGRTCHPPPCDTSCLAEQGSKTSCGQICGAPRRDCRHTCTSLCHPYASCPDSRCDYPVTITCSCGRMTATVPCDSGGNNASFKADTVYEASVIQRLPAPLQPIESTGKKIPLGQRKLMCDDECAKMERKRVLADAFDIAPPNLDALHFGESSAVSELLSDLLRRDPKWVLSVEERCKYLVLGKSRGATSGLKVHVFCPMLKEKRDVVRMIAERWKLAVQAAGWEPKRFIVVHVTPKSKAPARILGVKGTTTVGAPQPPAYDYLVDMDPRLVVSFPDLPRDADISALVLRFGGECELVWLNDKNALAVFNDPARAATAMRRLDNGALYHGAVVVHSNGSASMAASGSNAWGGLGTAKEGGASAVLRGNPWKKAVTRESGWREDSWGEEEWSGSSTDAQANVWNKEVPIAASVNRWSVLDSDTALGSSASSPRVEDSRKQPLGPSNSGLESKASGSSSSSTLAGQPVGVIADTPEVDDWEKAYE, encoded by the coding sequence ATGAGTTCTCATGTCCGAAATGATCGAAGGGATAGGTCCAGGTTTCCTGCTCAGCCTACTCAGCCTGCTCGTCGAGAGTGGGTGCCGAGAGGATCCAACCCTGCCATTGCCACTGCTGCCGTGAACCCGCCTCCACAAGTCAATCCAAACAACCTGAATGGCAATGTCAGCCAGCCTAATCCAAGATTCAATCCAAACAACCAGAATGGCAATGTCACCCAGCCTAATCTAAGATTCAATCCAAACAACCTGAATGGCAATGTCAGCCAGCCTACTCCAAGATTCAACCTGGACAACCCGAATAGCAATGTCAGCCAGCCTAATCATAGCTCTGTTCCATCAGAGATTCGGCCGCATAGAGGAGGAAATAATGGCGTTAGAGGACAGGGTCGGCCGGTGAACCATAGAAGGGAGAGGGGAAGGAATGACAATCAAGAGGAGAAGGGATTGAAGGACTCAAATTTGCCCCAGCTTGTGCAAGAAATTCAGGATAAGCTGACGAAGGGCACTGTCGAGTGTATGATTTGTTATGATATGGTGAGGAGGTCTGCACCTGTTTGGTCCTGCTCAAGTTGCTACTCAATTTTCCATCTGGCTTGCATCAAGAAATGGGCTCGAGCTCCCACTTCTATTGACATGTCTGCGGGGAAGAATCAGGGGTTTAATTGGCGGTGTCCTGGATGTCAATCTGTACAGCTCACTTCGTCAAAGGAGATTCGGTATGATTGCTTTTGTGGCAAGAGGACAGACCCACCTTCAGATTTGTATTTGACACCACATTCATGTGGCGAGCCTTGCGGGAAGCAACTCGAGAGGGAGGTACCGGGTAAGGGTGTGAGTAAGGACGATCTTTGCCCTCACGTTTGTGTCTTGCAGTGCCACCCAGGTCCATGCCCTCCTTGTAAAGCATTTGCCCCTCCACGTTTATGCCCATGTGGAAAGAAAATGATCACAACAAGATGTTCCGACCGGACATCTGTTCTGACTTGTGGTCAGCATTGTAATAAGCTTCTTGATTGCTGGCGTCACCGCTGTGAGCGGACTTGCCATGTGGGTCCTTGTGATCCTTGTCAGGTTCTTGTTGATGCGTCCTGCTTTTGCCGGAAAAAGGTGGAGGTTGTTCTCTGTGGAGACATGACTGTGAAGGGAGAGGTGAAGGCAGAAGATGGTGTTTTTTCATGCAGTTCCACGTGTGGAAAAATGCTTAGCTGCGGTAATCATTCCTGCAGCGAAGTTTGCCATCCAGGGCCATGCGGAGATTGTAATTTAATGCCAAGTAAGATTAAGACATGCCACTGTGGGAAAACAAGCTTGCAAGAGGAACGACAGAGTTGTTTGGATCCGATTCCAACCTGTTCACAATTATGTGGCAAGTCTCTCCCTTGTGGGATGCACCAGTGTCAAGAGGTGTGCCATACTGGGGATTGCCCACCTTGTTTGGTTGAAGTGACCCAAAAATGTCGTTGTGGGTCAACTTCTCGGGCAGTGGAATGCTTTAAAACCACAATGGAGAATGAGAAATTTACTTGCGACAAGCCTTGTGGGCAGAAGAAGAATTGTGGAAGACATCGGTGCAGTGAGAGGTGCTGTCCCCTTTCTAATTCAAATAATGCTCTCTCAGGGGATTGGGATCCTCACTTTTGCTCTATGCCCTGTGGGAAGAAGTTAAGGTGTGGTCAGCATTCTTGTGAATCGCTTTGTCACAGTGGCCACTGCCCTCCCTGCCTTGATACAATCTTCACGGACCTGACCTGTGCCTGTGGGAGGACTTCAATCCCTCCTCCACTACCATGCGGTACCCCTCCCCCGTCATGTCAGCTGCCGTGTTCACTCCCTCAGCCTTGTGGGCATACATCTTCTCACAGCTGCCACTTTGGAGACTGTCCACCATGTTCGGTGCCTGTGGCAAAGGAGTGCATTGGTGGGCATGTGGTCCTCAGGAACATTCCTTGTGGGTCGAGGGACATCAAGTGTAACAAACTCTGTGGGAAGACAAGGCAGTGTGGTATGCATGCTTGTGGCAGGACTTGTCACCCACCTCCCTGTGATACATCTTGTTTGGCAGAACAAGGTTCAAAAACTTCTTGTGGACAGATATGTGGTGCTCCTAGGAGAGATTGCAGGCATACATGTACTTCACTTTGTCACCCTTATGCTTCTTGTCCTGATAGCAGATGTGATTATCCTGTCACAATCACTTGTTCTTGTGGCCGGATGACAGCAACTGTTCCTTGTGATTCTGGTGGCAACAATGCTAGTTTCAAGGCTGATACTGTGTACGAAGCTTCTGTTATTCAAAGGTTGCCAGCACCACTTCAACCAATTGAATCAACCGGCAAGAAGATCCCGCTTGGACAGAGGAAGCTTATGTGTGATGATGAATGTGCTAAGATGGAGCGGAAACGGGTTCTTGCAGATGCTTTTGATATAGCTCCTCCAAACTTGGATGCACTCCATTTTGGTGAGAGTTCTGCTGTTTCTGAGTTGCTTTCGGACCTTCTTAGACGTGATCCCAAGTGGGTATTATCAGTGGAGGAGAGATGCAAGTACTTAGTGCTCGGCAAGAGCAGAGGTGCTACAAGTGGTCTCAAGGTTCATGTTTTCTGTCCAATGCTAAAGGAGAAGAGGGATGTAGTTCGGATGATCGCTGAAAGATGGAAGCTTGCAGTTCAAGCCGCTGGTTGGGAGCCCAAGCGATTTATTGTGGTTCATGTTACACCAAAATCAAAAGCCCCCGCTCGGATACTTGGGGTTAAGGGTACAACAACAGTTGGTGCACCCCAGCCTCCAGCTTATGATTATTTAGTAGACATGGATCCCAGGCTTGTAGTTTCATTCCCAGATCTTCCTAGAGATGCAGATATAAGTGCACTTGTATTAAGGTTTGGTGGGGAGTGTGAGTTAGTATGGTTGAACGATAAGAATGCATTAGCTGTATTCAACGATCCTGCTCGAGCAGCAACTGCAATGAGGAGGTTGGATAATGGCGCACTATATCATGGCGCTGTAGTTGTCCACTCAAATGGGAGTGCATCTATGGCGGCATCGGGTTCTAACGCTTGGGGTGGACTGGGGACAGCTAAGGAAGGTGGAGCGTCTGCAGTGCTGAGGGGTAATCCGTGGAAGAAGGCTGTTACGCGAGAGTCTGGTTGGAGGGAAGACTCATGGGGTGAGGAAGAGTGGTCAGGCAGTTCTACAGATGCGCAGGCAAACGTGTGGAATAAAGAAGTACCAATTGCTGCCTCAGTAAATCGATGGAGTGTACTAGACAGTGACACGGCATTGGGCTCATCCGCTTCATCTCCCAGGGTTGAGGACTCTAGAAAACAGCCTTTGGGTCCATCAAATTCGGGTTTGGAGTCGAAAGCAAGCGGTTCGAGTTCGAGTTCCACTTTGGCTGGGCAGCCAGTTGGAGTTATTGCAGATACACCTGAAGTTGATGACTGGGAGAAGGCTTATGAATGA
- the LOC126598742 gene encoding homeobox protein knotted-1-like 1, whose product MEEDLSSTRHKEKGKEANIEDNEILKKKISTHPLYGLLVENHLDCLKVSGIISELEENDGCRDMKQLDYNCNANLSVYGQSDLDHFMEAYCLALGKLKAAMEEPQQKSMAFISNMQLQLEEIINNSHLADQPAPASLSGES is encoded by the exons ATGGAAGAAGATTTGAGTAGTACTAGACACAAAGAGAAGGGAAAAGAAGCAAATATTGAAGATAATGAGATCCTCAAAAAGAAAATCTCTACTCATCCTTTATATGGTTTGTTGGTTGAAAATCATTTGGACTGCTTGAag gtAAGTGGAATAATCAGTGAACTAGAGGAAAACGATGGCTGCAGAGATATGAAGCAGCTTGACTACAACTGCAATGCCAATTTAAGCGTGTATGGACAATCTGACCTCGATCACTTCATG GAAGCGTATTGCTTGGCACTTGGGAAGCTGAAAGCAGCAATGGAGGAACCTCAGCAGAAGTCCATGGCTTTCATAAGTAACATGCAGCTGCAACTCGAGGAGATCATAAACAACTCCCATCTAGCCGATCAACCTGCACCCGCCTCACTTTCTG GTGAAAGCTAG
- the LOC126599834 gene encoding dihydropyrimidine dehydrogenase (NADP(+)), chloroplastic-like — MASISFTQIGGKNPVAEFSRRTRPEVRLTRPSRVGFRVFASESKAEPDLSVTVNGLHMPNPFVIGSGPPGTNYTVMKRAFDEGWGAVIAKTVSLEADKVKNVTPRYARLRVDGNGSAKGQIIGWENIELISDRPLDIMLKEFKQLKEEYPDRILIASIMEEYNKAAWEELIDRVEQTGVDALEINFSCPHGMPERKMGAAVGQDCVLLEEVCGWINAKATVPVWAKMTPNITDITQPAKVALSSGCEGVSAINTIMSVMGINLTTLRPEPCVEGYSTPGGYSAKAVHPIALAKVMNIAKLMKSEFGDTDYSLSGIGGVESGGDAAEFILLGANTVQVCTGVMMHGYGVVKKLCSELKDFMKQHNFSSIEDFRGASLEYFTTHTDLVRRQQEAIKQRKAIRKGLQSDKDWTGDGFVKETESMVSN; from the exons ATGGCGTCTATCAGCTTTACTCAGATCGGAGGCAAAAACCCAGTTGCTGAATTTTCCAGGAGAACTCGTCCTGAGGTGCGTTTAACTCGGCCAAGCCGAGTAGGGTTCAGGGTCTTTGCCTCCGAGAGCAAGGCGGAGCCTGATCTTAGTGTTACTGTTAACGGGTTGCACATGCCCAACCCGTTTGTTATCGGGTCGGGTCCGCCGGGGACTAACTATACGGTGATGAAGAGGGCCTTTGATGAAGGCTGGGGTGCTGTGATTGCCAAAACT GTATCACTAGAGGCAGACAAAGTAAAAAATGTCACTCCTCGATATGCTCGGCTACGAGTAGATGGAAATGGCTCAGCCAAAGGGCAAATTATTGGGTGGGAGAACATAGAACTGATAAGTGATCGACCTCTTGATATTATGTTGAAAGAATTCAAGCAATTAAAAGAAGAGTATCCAGATAGGATTCTGATTGCTTCAATTATGGAGGAATACAACAAAGCTGCCTGGGAGGAACTTATTGACCGTGTTGAGCAAACTGGAGTT GATGCTCTTGAAATCAATTTTTCCTGTCCTCATGGTATGCCAGAGCGCAAGATGGGTGCTGCAGTTGGTCAGGACTGTGTACTTCTGGAAGAAGTTTGTGGCTGGATCAATGCCAAAGCCACAGTTCCTGTTTGGGCAAAGATGACTCCTAACATTACTGACATCACACAG CCAGCTAAAGTCGCTCTGAGCTCAGGATGCGAGGGCGTGTCAGCTATTAATACCATCATGAGTGTAATGGGAATCAATCTAACTACCTTACGGCCCGAGCCTTGTGTGGAGGG ATACTCAACTCCTGGGGGCTATTCGGCTAAAGCGGTTCATCCAATTGCACTGGCGAAAGTGATGAACATTGCAAAGTTAATGAAATCAGAGTTTGGTGATACGGATTACTCGCTTTCTGGTATTGGGGGTGTTGAGTCTGGTGGCGATGCTGCTGAGTTTATTCTTCTTGGAGCAAATACTGTTCAG GTATGCACTGGGGTCATGATGCATGGATATGGTGTTGTGAAGAAACTTTGTTCCGAGCTGAAGGATTTTATGAAACAGCacaatttttcatccattgaagaTTTCAGGGG GGCTTCCCTCGAATACTTTACAACACATACAGATTTAGTAAGAAGACAACAGGAGGCAATCAAACAGAGGAAAGCCATCCGAAAAGGATTGCAATCCGATAAGGACTGGACAGGAGACGGCTTCGTGAAAGAGACCGAGAGCATGGTTTCCAACTGA